The proteins below come from a single Roseovarius sp. Pro17 genomic window:
- the pstC gene encoding phosphate ABC transporter permease subunit PstC: MSLTLIALILIVLGGIGYGMGRARALSSAGGDSRALHSLPRYYGVHVAMMALVPAVVLLAVWLAVQPLVLGGAVAGMIPDGPEESLTLGDVRRVAHGLDLAVATGAITDGAAQTLQANGTIRALLAEVGAPLASTVTAPVLEAAQAYRRMDAQGDLAMGIAVLALAVAGLTLALMHTDKDLRAGNRVESGVRALLVLAASIAVLTTLGIALSLIFSTIEFFRIYPAGDFFFGTTWAPSFGGGSELGVLPLLWGTLYISFIALVVAVPIGLFAAIYLSEYASPHLRGVIKPLLELLAGIPTIVYGLFALVTVGPLLMQVFGRDGLGWMQAGTAVMTAGLVMGIMLIPFVSSLSDDIMGGVPQALRDGSYGLGATRSETIRHVVLPAALPGIVGAVLLAASRAIGETMIVVLGAGAAARLGLNPFDAMTTVTAKIVSQLTGDADFASPEALVAFALGMSLFIVTLGLNVLALWIVRRYREQYE; the protein is encoded by the coding sequence ATGTCCCTGACCCTCATCGCCCTCATCCTGATCGTGCTTGGTGGCATCGGCTATGGCATGGGCCGCGCGCGCGCCTTGTCCAGCGCAGGCGGGGACAGTCGCGCGCTGCACTCGCTGCCGCGTTACTACGGTGTGCATGTCGCGATGATGGCGCTGGTTCCGGCGGTAGTATTGCTGGCAGTCTGGCTTGCGGTGCAGCCTTTGGTTCTGGGCGGCGCGGTGGCGGGTATGATCCCCGATGGTCCAGAAGAGAGCCTGACACTCGGCGATGTGCGCCGTGTGGCGCATGGCCTCGATCTGGCAGTGGCGACGGGTGCGATCACCGACGGCGCGGCGCAGACGTTGCAGGCGAATGGCACCATTCGCGCGCTGCTGGCCGAGGTGGGTGCCCCGTTGGCGTCCACTGTAACGGCCCCGGTGCTGGAAGCCGCGCAAGCGTATCGACGCATGGACGCGCAGGGGGATCTGGCGATGGGCATAGCGGTTCTGGCGCTGGCCGTCGCGGGGTTAACGCTGGCGCTGATGCACACGGATAAGGACCTTCGCGCCGGTAACAGGGTCGAATCCGGGGTGCGCGCGCTGTTGGTGCTAGCCGCCAGCATCGCGGTCCTGACCACGCTGGGCATCGCGCTATCGCTCATCTTCAGCACCATCGAGTTTTTCCGCATCTACCCGGCTGGCGACTTCTTTTTCGGCACGACATGGGCGCCCAGCTTTGGCGGCGGGAGCGAGTTGGGTGTGTTGCCGCTGCTGTGGGGCACGCTCTATATTTCGTTCATCGCGCTCGTGGTTGCCGTGCCCATCGGCCTCTTTGCCGCGATTTACCTCTCGGAATATGCCAGTCCGCATTTGCGCGGCGTCATCAAGCCGCTGCTGGAACTGCTCGCTGGTATACCGACCATCGTTTACGGCCTCTTTGCGCTGGTGACGGTCGGCCCGCTGCTGATGCAGGTGTTTGGCCGCGACGGTCTGGGATGGATGCAGGCGGGGACTGCGGTGATGACGGCCGGCTTGGTCATGGGAATCATGCTGATCCCCTTCGTCAGTTCGCTGAGCGATGATATTATGGGCGGCGTGCCGCAGGCGCTGCGCGATGGCAGCTATGGCCTGGGGGCGACTCGCTCGGAAACGATCCGGCATGTCGTGTTGCCCGCCGCGCTGCCCGGTATTGTCGGCGCTGTGCTGCTGGCCGCCAGTCGCGCGATTGGCGAGACGATGATCGTGGTTTTAGGCGCCGGCGCCGCCGCGCGGCTGGGGCTGAACCCGTTTGACGCCATGACGACCGTCACCGCCAAGATCGTCAGCCAACTGACCGGCGACGCCGATTTCGCCAGCCCCGAGGCGCTGGTGGCCTTCGCCCTCGGCATGAGCCTGTTTATCGTCACGCTGGGGCTGAACGTGCTGGCCCTATGGATCGTGCGCAGATATCGCGAGCAATACGAATGA
- the phoB gene encoding phosphate regulon transcriptional regulator PhoB has protein sequence MSAARPTVLLVEDEPAQREVLAYNLGAAGLDVIQAADGEEALLLVAEGAPDLILLDWMLPHVSGIEVCRQLKARSATRGVPIIMLSARSEEVDMLRGLDTGADDYMTKPYSLAELMARVQAQLRRTRPAAVGSRLEFQDIVLDGETHRVTRAGHEVKLGPTEFRLLATLMEKPGRVLSREQLLDRVWGRDIHVDSRTVDVHVGRLRKALLLHGEGNPLRTVRGAGYALG, from the coding sequence ATGAGTGCCGCGCGCCCTACCGTCCTGTTGGTCGAGGATGAGCCGGCGCAACGCGAGGTGCTGGCCTATAATCTGGGGGCCGCCGGGCTGGACGTAATTCAGGCCGCCGACGGCGAAGAGGCGCTGCTGCTGGTGGCCGAGGGCGCGCCCGATCTGATCCTGCTGGACTGGATGCTGCCCCATGTTTCGGGGATCGAGGTCTGTCGCCAGCTAAAAGCCCGCAGCGCCACGCGGGGCGTGCCGATCATCATGCTCTCGGCGCGCTCGGAAGAGGTGGACATGCTGCGCGGCCTCGATACCGGGGCGGATGATTACATGACCAAGCCCTATTCCCTGGCCGAACTGATGGCGCGCGTGCAGGCCCAGTTGCGCCGCACGCGCCCGGCGGCTGTAGGGTCGCGACTGGAATTTCAGGATATTGTGCTGGACGGCGAGACGCACCGCGTCACCCGCGCGGGCCACGAGGTCAAGCTGGGTCCGACCGAATTCCGTCTGCTGGCGACCCTGATGGAAAAACCGGGTCGCGTTCTTAGCCGCGAGCAGTTGCTGGACCGGGTCTGGGGCCGCGATATTCACGTCGACAGCCGCACGGTAGATGTTCATGTGGGGCGTCTGCGCAAAGCACTATTACTTCACGGCGAGGGTAATCCGCTGCGCACTGTGCGCGGTGCGGGCTACGCGTTAGGGTAG
- the phoU gene encoding phosphate signaling complex protein PhoU, translating to MSHHITSAYDRDLELVEVLITRMGGLVEQAILNAASALEAQDEEAAQEVRRADRAIDALEDRLNDEAARIIALRAPTAIDLRVILSVIKISGNLERIGDYAKNMAKRTTVLAGMPQVEGATAALRRMAREVERLLKDALDAYVRRDVELAHEVLQRDQDIDQMYNAVFREFLTFMLEDPRNITPCMHLHFIAKNTERMGDHVTAIAEQVIYIVTGTHPDEDRPKGDSTSVDTGVPTA from the coding sequence ATGAGCCATCACATCACATCCGCCTATGACCGCGACCTTGAGTTGGTCGAAGTTCTCATCACCCGCATGGGTGGCCTGGTCGAACAGGCGATCCTCAATGCGGCCAGCGCGCTGGAGGCGCAGGACGAGGAGGCGGCGCAGGAGGTGCGCCGCGCTGATCGCGCCATCGACGCGCTAGAGGACCGGCTAAACGATGAGGCCGCGCGCATCATCGCCCTGCGTGCGCCGACCGCGATTGATCTGCGCGTGATCCTGTCGGTCATCAAGATTTCGGGCAACCTTGAGCGTATCGGTGATTATGCGAAAAACATGGCCAAGCGCACGACCGTTCTAGCCGGAATGCCGCAGGTCGAGGGCGCGACCGCCGCGCTGCGCCGCATGGCGCGCGAGGTAGAGCGCCTGCTAAAGGACGCGCTGGACGCGTATGTGCGCCGCGATGTTGAACTGGCCCACGAGGTGCTGCAACGCGATCAGGACATTGACCAGATGTATAACGCGGTGTTTCGCGAATTCCTGACCTTCATGCTGGAGGATCCGCGCAACATCACCCCCTGCATGCACCTGCATTTCATCGCCAAGAATACCGAGCGGATGGGCGATCACGTCACCGCCATCGCCGAGCAGGTGATTTACATCGTCACCGGCACTCACCCGGATGAGGACAGGCCAAAGGGCGACAGCACCTCGGTCGACACGGGCGTGCCCACCGCATGA
- a CDS encoding antitoxin Xre/MbcA/ParS toxin-binding domain-containing protein: MTILDFQADGMFKPDRIATVLMTTRDEIARTVGLGRDAIARAERVRQPRTQRRLREMIEIVNLAAPRFGSAAMAYAWYRSEPLDGFDGMTPMDLVQLGHADWVRDYLAALDAGVFA, from the coding sequence ATGACTATTCTGGATTTTCAAGCAGACGGCATGTTCAAGCCGGATCGCATCGCGACTGTCCTTATGACGACGCGGGACGAAATCGCGCGCACGGTCGGTCTGGGTCGCGACGCCATCGCGCGGGCCGAGCGTGTGCGCCAGCCCCGCACGCAGCGACGCCTGCGTGAAATGATCGAGATCGTGAACCTCGCCGCGCCGCGGTTTGGCAGCGCGGCAATGGCCTATGCATGGTATCGCTCAGAGCCACTGGACGGCTTTGACGGGATGACGCCGATGGATCTGGTGCAACTGGGCCATGCGGATTGGGTGCGCGACTACCTCGCCGCGCTCGATGCCGGTGTGTTTGCGTAA
- a CDS encoding LacI family DNA-binding transcriptional regulator — protein MNEKATITIKDVARAAGCGVATASRVLNASGPASAEMSERVRRAAADLGFSFSAIGRALQSRRSMTVGCLVPSLANPVFGEAMQGVQNQLRAAGYQPLICASNYDEATDEDMLRTLLAQKVDGLIATMAAPARSAALRVARATGVPVSLMFHDPVEGFASAYVDNAAAAREVARQFIARGHRRLGFLALRFASSDRSQSRYAGFRAECHAHGLAEPALIEMDEREARNPDRIAEILRANPNITGLFASNDFLAIAVQNAAGRIGLRVPDDLSVIGFDGIDIGRLLNLPLATIETDAGAMGCQAAHSLLIAMQGGGMHQAPPLPFVFRAGATLAAAPEKKDGGRAAPRPSPVTLASVPPKTRMNP, from the coding sequence ATGAACGAAAAGGCCACCATCACCATAAAAGACGTCGCCCGCGCCGCGGGCTGTGGTGTGGCGACGGCCAGCCGGGTCCTGAATGCGTCGGGGCCGGCCAGCGCAGAAATGAGTGAACGGGTGCGCCGCGCCGCCGCGGATCTGGGATTTTCCTTCAGCGCGATTGGGCGCGCCTTGCAAAGTCGACGGTCGATGACGGTCGGCTGCCTTGTGCCGTCATTGGCCAACCCCGTCTTTGGTGAGGCGATGCAGGGCGTGCAAAACCAGTTGCGCGCGGCGGGCTATCAGCCGCTGATTTGTGCGTCGAACTACGACGAGGCCACCGACGAGGATATGCTGCGCACCCTTCTGGCGCAAAAGGTCGACGGGCTGATCGCCACCATGGCCGCGCCTGCCCGCAGTGCCGCGCTTCGGGTGGCGCGCGCGACGGGCGTGCCCGTGTCGCTGATGTTTCACGACCCTGTCGAAGGGTTCGCCAGCGCCTATGTCGACAACGCCGCCGCCGCGCGTGAGGTCGCGCGCCAGTTCATTGCGCGCGGGCATCGCCGACTTGGGTTTTTGGCGCTGCGCTTTGCCTCGTCCGACCGCTCGCAGAGCCGATATGCCGGGTTTCGCGCTGAATGCCACGCGCATGGCTTGGCCGAGCCCGCGCTGATCGAAATGGACGAGCGTGAGGCGCGCAACCCGGACAGGATCGCCGAAATTCTGCGCGCCAATCCGAATATCACCGGCCTTTTTGCGTCCAATGATTTTCTGGCCATCGCCGTGCAGAATGCAGCGGGTCGCATCGGTCTGCGTGTGCCGGATGATCTGTCGGTCATTGGCTTTGACGGGATCGACATCGGTCGTCTGCTTAACCTGCCGCTCGCCACAATCGAGACTGATGCAGGCGCAATGGGCTGTCAGGCAGCGCATTCACTGCTGATTGCCATGCAAGGCGGGGGGATGCATCAGGCGCCCCCTTTGCCATTCGTTTTCCGCGCCGGGGCGACGCTTGCTGCCGCGCCGGAGAAAAAGGACGGCGGTCGGGCTGCACCCCGGCCGTCGCCTGTCACCCTCGCCTCAGTTCCACCCAAAACAAGGATGAACCCATGA
- the pstB gene encoding phosphate ABC transporter ATP-binding protein PstB codes for MQDINAPEIKIAANNVQVWYGDTHAIKDVSVDLEDRTVTAFIGPSGCGKSTFLRCLNRMNDTIEICRIKGDIRLDGQDIYDRRVDPVQLRARVGMVFQKPNPFPKSIFDNVAYGPRIHGLARNRADLDAIVEEALRHAALWDEVKDRLTAPGTGLSGGQQQRLCIARAIATQPEVLLMDEPCSALDPIATAQVEELISGLAQDFSVAIVTHSMQQAARVSQKTAFFHLGHLVEYGETGQIFTNPVDSRTESYITGRIG; via the coding sequence ATGCAGGACATCAACGCCCCCGAGATCAAGATCGCCGCGAATAACGTGCAGGTCTGGTATGGTGACACGCACGCCATCAAGGACGTGTCCGTCGATCTGGAGGATCGCACCGTGACCGCCTTTATCGGCCCGTCGGGCTGTGGCAAATCCACGTTTCTGCGCTGCCTCAACCGGATGAACGACACGATCGAGATCTGCCGGATCAAGGGCGACATCCGCCTGGATGGGCAGGATATCTATGACCGGCGCGTCGACCCGGTCCAGCTGCGCGCCCGTGTCGGCATGGTGTTTCAAAAGCCGAACCCGTTTCCAAAATCCATATTTGACAATGTCGCATACGGCCCGCGCATCCACGGCCTTGCCCGCAACCGCGCCGATCTGGACGCCATCGTCGAAGAGGCGCTGCGCCATGCTGCGCTGTGGGATGAGGTCAAGGACCGGCTGACCGCCCCCGGCACGGGCCTCTCGGGCGGGCAGCAACAGCGCCTCTGCATCGCGCGCGCCATTGCCACGCAGCCAGAAGTGCTACTGATGGATGAGCCGTGCAGCGCATTGGACCCCATCGCGACGGCGCAAGTGGAAGAGCTGATTTCGGGTCTGGCACAGGATTTTAGTGTCGCGATCGTCACTCATTCGATGCAGCAGGCGGCGCGGGTCAGCCAGAAAACCGCGTTCTTTCATCTGGGCCATTTGGTGGAATATGGTGAGACGGGGCAGATCTTTACCAACCCCGTCGATAGCCGCACAGAGAGCTACATCACCGGCCGGATCGGTTAA
- the pstA gene encoding phosphate ABC transporter permease PstA: MTHNSLLEPDSRTKRRNRAEKRFRVYGAIAIAIGLGFLVVLLSTIILNGRGAFQQTFISLPIYLDPAKLDKNGNRDPADIAKVSTFGYAPLIQGALLAQVKTLDIATPLDTAQDMKQLISPSAAATVRNAVRADPTLIGQTITFDLLATSRVDGYLKARVSRESVARDSNISAQHLDLVDALRDAGIVAKRFNLAFITGADASESRPEQAGMGVAMLGSLAMMAVVLVLSLPIGVAASIYLEEFAPKNRFTDVIEVNISNLAAVPSIVFGILGLAAFIQFAHLPQSAPLVGGLVLTLMTLPTIIISTRASLKSVPPSIRSAALGVGASKMQAVFHHVLPLAMPGILTGTIIGLAQALGETAPLLLIGMVGYVATNYPDGVSSAFLDPNSAMPAQIYEWAKRADPAYYERAWGGIIVLLVVLLAVNLIAILLRRRFERRW, from the coding sequence ATGACCCACAATTCTTTGTTAGAGCCTGATTCCCGTACCAAGCGCCGCAACCGCGCCGAAAAACGGTTTCGTGTCTATGGCGCCATTGCCATCGCCATCGGCCTTGGCTTTCTGGTGGTGCTGCTAAGCACGATCATCCTGAACGGGCGCGGTGCGTTTCAGCAGACGTTTATCAGCCTGCCGATCTACCTAGATCCGGCCAAGCTGGACAAGAACGGCAATCGTGATCCCGCCGATATCGCCAAGGTCTCGACCTTCGGCTACGCACCGCTGATCCAAGGCGCGCTGCTGGCGCAGGTCAAGACGCTGGATATTGCCACGCCGCTGGATACTGCGCAGGATATGAAGCAGCTCATTTCACCGTCCGCCGCCGCGACGGTGCGCAACGCGGTGCGCGCGGATCCGACCCTGATCGGCCAGACAATAACGTTCGACCTGCTCGCCACCAGCCGCGTCGATGGCTACCTGAAGGCGCGCGTCAGCCGCGAAAGTGTGGCGCGCGATAGCAACATCAGCGCCCAACATCTGGATCTGGTTGATGCGCTGAGGGATGCGGGCATCGTCGCCAAGCGGTTCAACCTCGCCTTTATCACCGGTGCCGATGCCAGCGAAAGCCGCCCCGAGCAGGCGGGCATGGGCGTGGCGATGCTGGGATCGCTGGCAATGATGGCCGTTGTGCTGGTCCTGTCGCTGCCTATCGGCGTGGCCGCGTCGATTTATCTGGAGGAATTCGCGCCCAAGAACCGCTTTACCGACGTGATCGAGGTGAACATCTCGAACCTCGCTGCCGTGCCGTCGATCGTGTTCGGTATCCTCGGCCTGGCCGCGTTCATCCAGTTCGCGCATCTGCCGCAATCCGCGCCGCTGGTCGGGGGCCTTGTGCTGACGTTGATGACGCTGCCGACGATCATCATCTCGACCCGCGCCAGCCTGAAATCGGTGCCGCCTTCAATCCGTAGCGCCGCCCTCGGCGTAGGCGCATCGAAAATGCAGGCGGTGTTCCATCACGTCCTGCCGCTGGCCATGCCCGGTATTCTGACCGGCACGATCATCGGCCTTGCGCAGGCCTTGGGCGAAACCGCACCGCTACTGTTGATCGGCATGGTCGGTTATGTAGCGACGAATTACCCCGATGGCGTTTCATCCGCCTTTTTAGACCCTAATTCGGCCATGCCCGCGCAGATCTATGAATGGGCCAAGCGCGCCGATCCCGCCTATTACGAGCGTGCATGGGGCGGCATCATCGTGCTGCTGGTCGTGCTGCTTGCCGTCAATCTGATCGCCATCCTCCTGCGCCGCCGGTTCGAGCGGCGTTGGTGA
- a CDS encoding RES family NAD+ phosphorylase, giving the protein MDYSGPLYRALHPYHARQPLSGEGARRYGGRFNPRGCAALYLARDFDTLRHEIARGGSFQPSTIVEYVTRITGLFDARDRAALAHYDMTPEALADPAWQLKMQRGEGVATQDWAEALIAAGHTGALVPSFARGARAGACNIVLWTWGDGTGAHLRVVDDEGRLSR; this is encoded by the coding sequence GTGGACTATTCCGGCCCGCTCTACCGTGCCCTGCATCCCTATCATGCGCGCCAGCCGCTGTCGGGCGAGGGCGCGCGACGTTATGGGGGGCGGTTCAATCCGCGCGGGTGTGCGGCGCTCTACCTCGCGCGGGATTTCGACACGCTGAGGCATGAGATCGCGCGCGGCGGTAGCTTTCAACCGTCGACGATTGTTGAATATGTGACCCGGATCACTGGGCTATTCGATGCGCGCGACAGGGCGGCGCTGGCGCATTATGACATGACTCCCGAGGCGTTGGCCGACCCCGCGTGGCAACTGAAAATGCAGCGGGGCGAGGGCGTGGCGACACAGGATTGGGCCGAGGCCCTGATTGCCGCCGGGCATACCGGCGCGTTGGTCCCCAGCTTTGCCAGAGGGGCGCGGGCGGGGGCGTGCAACATCGTGCTGTGGACTTGGGGCGACGGCACGGGCGCGCATCTGCGTGTCGTGGACGACGAAGGTAGGCTGAGCCGGTGA
- a CDS encoding sensor histidine kinase — protein MTDIDALIQAIPLPALLIGRDLRILAANADAAAVLGAPSIGGHVAMTLRQPDVLDAIEACRRTGAPSQARHRGDDAGQDANYDVSCTPLDGGVLVCLSDISRAMQTDRMRREFVANVSHELRTPLTALTGFIETLRGPARGDVAASDRFLAIMQDEAARMERLVQDLLSLSRVEGQERQRPKKSVDLGAIAGAVVSALGAVAEAAEVTLSSDLPDAPLYIPGDPDQLRQLCTNLIENAVKYGGQGGRVEVSVTPEAHHPALRGPAAILSVRDNGAGIDPIHIPRLTERFYRIDSHRSRQMGGTGLGLAIVKHIVSRHRGRLAIHSALGEGSEFRVALPMADAP, from the coding sequence GTGACAGACATCGACGCGCTTATCCAGGCCATCCCGTTGCCTGCGCTGCTGATTGGGCGCGATTTGCGTATCCTCGCGGCCAATGCAGACGCTGCAGCAGTCCTCGGTGCACCGAGCATTGGCGGCCACGTCGCGATGACACTGCGCCAGCCCGACGTGCTGGACGCGATAGAGGCGTGCCGCCGCACCGGCGCGCCGAGCCAAGCGCGCCATCGGGGCGACGATGCTGGGCAGGACGCGAATTATGACGTGTCCTGCACGCCGTTGGACGGCGGCGTTCTGGTCTGCCTGTCCGATATCAGTCGCGCGATGCAAACCGACCGGATGCGCCGCGAATTCGTCGCCAATGTCAGTCACGAGTTGCGCACGCCGCTCACGGCCCTGACCGGATTTATCGAGACGTTGCGCGGCCCCGCGCGCGGCGATGTGGCCGCAAGTGACCGATTTCTCGCCATTATGCAGGATGAGGCCGCCAGGATGGAGCGCCTCGTGCAAGATCTATTGTCGCTCAGCCGCGTCGAGGGGCAGGAGCGTCAACGCCCCAAGAAAAGCGTCGATCTGGGCGCTATTGCCGGTGCTGTGGTCAGCGCATTGGGCGCTGTTGCCGAAGCCGCGGAGGTCACGCTGAGCAGCGATTTGCCAGACGCACCGCTGTATATCCCCGGCGACCCGGATCAGCTGCGCCAACTCTGTACAAACCTGATTGAGAACGCTGTGAAATACGGCGGGCAGGGGGGTCGTGTTGAGGTTTCCGTAACGCCTGAGGCGCACCACCCGGCCCTGCGCGGGCCTGCCGCGATCCTGTCAGTGCGCGATAATGGCGCCGGAATCGACCCTATTCACATCCCCCGCCTGACCGAGCGATTCTATCGCATCGACAGCCACCGATCGCGGCAGATGGGCGGGACGGGGCTGGGCCTGGCTATCGTCAAACATATCGTCAGCCGCCATCGCGGTCGGTTGGCGATTCACAGCGCCTTGGGTGAGGGCAGCGAATTTCGCGTGGCTCTGCCAATGGCGGACGCACCCTGA
- a CDS encoding mandelate racemase/muconate lactonizing enzyme family protein, which produces MKIIRIETFTTEFVGFVRVTSQDGSIGWGQVSTYHSDISCQVLHRQVAPWVLGQDTTDLDDLLDRVAEREHKFPGSYLRRAMAGFDTALWDLRGRQAGKSVAELLGGTPGRIRAYASSMKRDIAPKDEAERMKRLRDAHGIDAFKVRAGAEVGRGQDEWPGRTEEIIPTMRREMGPDAALLIDANSCYAPKQAIEVGRMLEDHGFSHFEEPCPYWELEQTKEVTDTLDIDVTGGEQDCDLPTWKRMIDMRAVNIVQPDILYLGGIARTLRVVKMAEAAGLPVTPHCANLSLVTLFTMHLLRAIPNAGKYLEFSIEGADYYPWQDGLFTSDPYGIEDGHATVTDAPGWGIEIAPEWLARSQYNVSTAE; this is translated from the coding sequence ATGAAGATCATCAGGATCGAGACGTTCACGACCGAATTCGTCGGCTTTGTCCGTGTGACGTCCCAAGATGGCAGCATCGGTTGGGGGCAGGTGTCGACCTATCATTCCGACATCAGCTGTCAGGTGCTTCACCGCCAGGTTGCGCCTTGGGTACTGGGTCAGGACACCACTGATCTGGATGATTTGCTGGACCGCGTGGCCGAGCGTGAGCATAAATTCCCCGGCTCATACCTGCGCCGCGCGATGGCGGGCTTTGACACTGCGCTATGGGATTTACGCGGGCGGCAGGCGGGCAAATCGGTGGCCGAACTGCTGGGCGGCACGCCGGGCCGCATCCGCGCCTACGCCAGTTCGATGAAGCGCGATATTGCGCCCAAGGACGAGGCCGAAAGGATGAAGCGGCTGCGCGACGCACACGGTATTGACGCGTTCAAAGTGCGCGCAGGAGCCGAAGTGGGTCGAGGTCAGGATGAGTGGCCGGGACGGACCGAAGAGATAATCCCGACCATGCGCCGCGAGATGGGGCCAGATGCCGCGCTGCTGATCGACGCCAACAGCTGCTACGCACCCAAACAGGCCATCGAAGTGGGCCGCATGTTGGAGGATCACGGGTTTTCGCACTTTGAGGAGCCGTGCCCCTATTGGGAGTTGGAGCAGACCAAAGAGGTCACCGATACCCTCGATATCGACGTGACTGGCGGTGAGCAGGATTGCGACCTACCCACATGGAAGCGGATGATCGACATGCGCGCAGTCAATATCGTGCAGCCCGATATCCTCTATCTGGGCGGCATCGCCCGCACCCTACGCGTAGTGAAAATGGCCGAGGCGGCTGGCCTGCCGGTGACGCCCCATTGCGCGAACCTGTCGCTGGTTACGCTGTTCACCATGCACCTTTTGCGCGCGATCCCGAACGCGGGGAAATATCTGGAGTTTTCCATCGAGGGCGCGGATTACTATCCGTGGCAGGATGGGCTATTCACGAGCGATCCCTACGGCATTGAGGATGGTCACGCTACAGTCACAGACGCCCCCGGCTGGGGGATCGAGATCGCCCCTGAGTGGCTCGCGCGATCACAGTATAATGTCTCAACCGCAGAATAG
- a CDS encoding cupin domain-containing protein has translation MISLDSFGDLSTVDTGAFKPKPTTLTDGQTEAANNLWTSPDGKTKIGVWECTEGRFTADRRAAGEYCHIISGRATVVNEDGSNPRDIGPGDLLILPQGWTGEWTIHEHMRKLYVISATG, from the coding sequence ATGATCAGCCTAGATAGCTTTGGCGATCTTTCCACCGTCGATACGGGCGCGTTCAAGCCCAAGCCGACCACCCTGACGGATGGTCAGACCGAGGCGGCCAATAACCTTTGGACCTCCCCCGACGGCAAGACGAAAATCGGCGTTTGGGAATGCACCGAGGGCCGCTTTACCGCCGATCGCAGGGCGGCGGGCGAATATTGCCACATCATTTCGGGCCGTGCGACCGTCGTGAATGAGGATGGCTCGAATCCGCGCGACATTGGCCCGGGCGATCTGCTGATCCTGCCCCAAGGGTGGACTGGCGAGTGGACGATTCACGAACATATGCGCAAGCTCTATGTCATCAGCGCTACAGGTTAA
- a CDS encoding substrate-binding domain-containing protein codes for MPFTKLTVSTTALIALTASAAHARDNVQIAGSSTVLPYASIVAEIFGENFEFPTPVVESGGSSAGLKRFCEGVGEGTIDIANASRPMREKELKVCADNGVNDIVEVRIGYDGIVFASRLDGPEFTAFTAGDWYGALAQDVMVDGALVANTYARWSEVNADLPDVDITAFIPGTKHGTREVFEENVLLQGCKDSGAMAAMIDSGMDEDAAEGACMSVRTDGRSVEIDGDYTETLARIDSNPTGVGVFGLAFYENNTDSLKVATMGGIAPSVDSIASGEYPVSRPLFFYIKKAHIGVIPGLKEFAEFFVADEIAGEGGPLANYGLVPDPELAETQAIVADEATMQGGM; via the coding sequence ATGCCTTTCACAAAGCTGACCGTCTCGACCACTGCGCTTATCGCGCTGACCGCTTCCGCCGCACATGCGCGTGACAACGTGCAGATAGCAGGCTCGTCCACCGTGTTGCCTTACGCATCCATCGTCGCTGAAATCTTTGGCGAGAATTTTGAATTTCCGACACCAGTCGTCGAATCGGGTGGCTCATCTGCCGGGCTGAAACGGTTCTGTGAGGGTGTGGGCGAAGGCACGATCGATATTGCCAATGCCAGCCGCCCGATGCGCGAGAAGGAGCTGAAAGTGTGCGCCGATAACGGCGTGAACGACATCGTCGAGGTGCGCATCGGTTATGATGGCATCGTGTTCGCCAGCCGCCTCGACGGCCCGGAATTTACCGCCTTTACCGCCGGCGACTGGTATGGCGCGTTGGCGCAGGACGTGATGGTCGACGGTGCGCTGGTCGCGAATACCTATGCGCGCTGGTCCGAGGTGAACGCCGATCTGCCGGACGTGGACATCACCGCATTCATCCCCGGCACCAAACACGGCACGCGCGAAGTGTTCGAAGAGAACGTCCTGTTGCAAGGCTGCAAGGATAGCGGCGCAATGGCCGCGATGATCGACTCGGGCATGGACGAGGATGCGGCCGAGGGTGCCTGCATGTCCGTGCGCACCGATGGGCGTTCGGTGGAGATCGACGGCGACTATACCGAGACGCTGGCGCGGATCGACAGCAACCCTACGGGCGTGGGTGTGTTTGGGCTGGCGTTCTACGAGAATAACACAGACTCGCTGAAGGTCGCCACGATGGGCGGGATTGCCCCGTCGGTCGACAGTATCGCGTCAGGTGAATATCCGGTGTCTCGTCCGTTGTTCTTCTACATCAAGAAGGCGCATATCGGCGTGATCCCCGGCCTCAAGGAATTCGCTGAATTCTTTGTTGCCGACGAGATCGCGGGCGAGGGCGGGCCGCTGGCCAATTATGGCCTCGTACCCGACCCAGAACTGGCCGAGACGCAAGCGATCGTCGCGGACGAGGCCACGATGCAAGGCGGCATGTAA